CCAGCCACAGCCCTGGATGCGATCGCTCTCGATCCGATTTCCTGATAACTCAAGTAACGAAACAACTCCCCAAAACCGGGTAAAGTCTTTTCCAGTAATTGTTCTAGCGCATCGTAAGTGGTATCTCTCGGCGCGATACCAGTACCGCCATTGAAAATTAAAGCTTGCAAATCCGATCGCGTACCCAGTTCTTCCATCAACGCCCGGATCTGGGCTGGCTCATCTTTGAGGATAGCGTAAGCACCCACAGCATGACCGGCATCTTGCAATAACTGCTGAATCAATTGCCCGCTGCGATCGGTTTCTTTCGTGCGCGTATCGCTAACCGTAATTACCGCACAATTTACTGTTATTTGATGGGAATCTGGATGAGGTTGATGCGTCATAAATATTGTTTGTCATTGGTCATTGGTCATTTGTCATTGGTCATTAGACTTTTGGCAAAAGTACTAATTTTGGTTTTTTAACAGCAGATTTAATCGATAGCCTTACTGCCGTAGCCTACGCAGATAAACGCAGAAAAAATTTATTTTTGCCATAAGTCTATTGATGAATTTATCGCCAATGACCAATAACAAATAACTAATGACCAATAACAAATGACCGATTAAGATTTAGTAAATCCTAACTCATTTTCTTCGGCGTAGCGATTCATGAAGCGGATAAAGCGTTCCCATTCCTCAGGAGATTTAATCGCATAAAACACTTCCAGCGCTTCAGGCTTACCATTAATAAATTTAGCTTTCACCTCCCGCGTTACTAACTCCCCTTCTTCATCTATCATGTACATCCCGGTAATTTCGTCAGTGCTGCTATTGCTTAAAGCACTGGGATTTTGAAAATAAAATGTAGCAGTACCGTTGCTGCCATCCTTCGATCGAGTAATTTTAACATCCGGTATCACGTCTTCTTTTACGCCTCTGGAAAACTGAATTTCAGCCATGATTGCTATTCACTTATAAATTGGTTTACTCACCATCTTCTCATTCAAAGGTGCTTTTGGAATAGCATATTCGCATTGCTGTCGTAACGGACATTTCGCGCAATGGGGGTTCCTAGCGGTGCAAACTATCGCCCCAAAGTCCAAAAGAGCTAAATTCCACTCACTGAGCTTGGTTTTCGGTGCTAATTCTTCTGCTGCTAATTGTAGCTTCGGACAGCGCGATTTTACTCTTCCTCCCGAAAAGCCAAAAAAGCGCTCTAAAATTCTCGCCACGTTCGTATCCAGTACCGCTTTGCGCTGTCCGAAAGCGTGGGTGCAAACGGACTTGGCGGTATATTTGCCAACTCCCGGTAACTCCAGCAATTGAGCTTCCGTGGTGGGGATCTTTCCGCCGTACCATTCGAGAACTACCTGAGTTAGTCGGGAAAGGCGATCGGCCCGAAAGTTCAGTCCCAACGGCTGCAAAAGCGTGGTAACATCTTCGGCAGGAGCAACTGCCAGGTCGTTGAGGGTGGGATAGCGATCGATCAACTTCTGGTAAACAGGTGCAACCGTAGCCGCATTAGTTTTTTGCAGCAACAACTCCGCCACTAAAATTTTGTAGGGATCTTTCGTATTTCGCCAAGAAAAATCCCGCAAGTTTTCAGCCGCCCAAATTTTCATTTGACGGCGAAACCATTTGATTTTATTAATCGGTAATTGGTCGAGCAATTTTATATTTTAGGCTACTTACTAAAAGCTTATCGAATAAATCACCAGAAATGCGATCGCGATTTAGCATTTAACCTACATTCAGCAATTCATTGAGTTTGTTCTTCAAATCCGACGATACCATTAGAGGCTGATAAATTTCACCCTCATAAGGTTTCCAGACATATCCCGAACTGAATGCTCGAAATGTTGGAGGCGATCCAACTTCCTGCCAAACTGCTTCAGCTAAAACTAATCCCGGAAAAGATTGGGGAGAAGCTTCTTCAATTAACTCGCTATAAGTTCTAAACTCGTCTACTTCTAAACCAACCAAAGCATAGCGAAACTTAGGAGCAAACCGTAACTGTTGATAGAATAAGATACCAATTTCTGTCATAATATAAGCGGTTTCTGGTGTGTCTATTCCTACTTCACCGATACCGCTGGGAGAAACTCGGCACCACCAATTATCCTCGATATCCTGAAAAATTCCGGTGTGACATTGGGATTGATTATTATTGGAAAGAATCCAAGAAACTTCCTCGAAATAGCGAGAAAACTGCTCGGCGTCAGTCTTTTCTGTACCGCATTCAGCCGACAAGCTAAATATCCATGACATTGCTGTTCTCCTGTTGATTACCTCGACTCATTTAACCTTTTCCCAATAGTTTTGAGTATTTGCTAATGCTGCCTCATATTTCTCTAACAACATTGTAATTCTTGGCAAGATACTTACATGAGTTGGACTGTCCTGCACTGCTTCCAAATCTCCAGTGATTTTGCTATCTTCAATTTGCCAAATGGGATCTTTTCCTTTGCCGCCAAATGTATCAGGTCTTCTAAAGACTGGTAGACTTTCGATTGAAAGAGAAGTAGACATTCCCTTTGTATTTCTAATTGCGACAGCTACAGGTCGATCGGTAGAATTTTGGTCTATTTCGGATCGCAAATATCCATTTTCGTCGAGCCAATTTCTAGGCATCTGCTCTACATCAATATCAATACCAGGTCGGACTCCTAATAATCGAGCGCTACGCCCCACTTTAGGTTTACCGTTTTCCTCTGCCATCCCTCGGTAGTAGAGTTTAGCTATGACAAGTCACTTTGCGATCGCATTTCTCATACTAAGTTTTGCAGAGTGGGAAATTCGTTAGCAAAGTTTATCACAGGGGTTAACATTTAGCCACATTTCTATTCGGTTGGCTGTATGGCATTATTAGACTGCTGGCGCTGTGCAACCTGGATTAGCATCCTCAAAGCATCATTCACTGCGATATCATTAGGAAAAGCTCTGGCAACATCGGGATCTAAAAGCACTAAGTTTGTTCCTGCACGATATTGACTATTTGAAAGCAGGAGAATCAATTGATGATTTCCTAGATGGATTTCCGACGGTAACTAAGGAGCAAGTTATCGGATTATTGGAAGAAGCTGGAAAACAACTTGTCAGTATGGCGACATAGCATAAAGCTTCTTATTCAATGTAACACTGGTTTCGCTTATCCGAACTACGCTATCAACATCAGTTTTTAGTGGCGCAACCCCAGATTCGATCGCGATCGCAAATCAATTACTCAGACCCTTCTTTTTCCAACAACAAAGTAACAGGGCCATCATTTTCAATAGCCACATTCATCATCGCCCCAAACTCGCCAGTTTCCACTTTTAAACCACTCTGGCGTAGTTTTTCCACAAAGCGATCGTACAATTTTTTCGCCACATCCGGCGCAGCAGATTTATCAAAAGAAGGACGGCGACCTTTTCGACAATCACCATATAATGTAAACTGACTCACCACCAACAATTCGCCGCCAATTTCCTGCACCGACTTTTCCCAACGACCAGCACCATTTTCATCAGATGGAAATAATCGCAATTCCAGACATTTGCGAACCATCCAATCTAATTCCGCTTCCGTATCGCTAGCAGAAATACCAACTAGCAGGTTCAGTCCTCGCCCGATTTTGCCAACGACTTTACCTGCTATTTCTACTTGGGAAGATTTTACTCGTTGAATTACAACTCGCATAATTATTAATTAGTCATTAGTCATTGGTCATTTGTAGACCTGAGAAACCGGGTTTCTTAACGAAAAATCCAGGCTTTTAGTTTTAGCTATTTACAAGAAACCCGGTTTCTAGCCCTTATCCAACATCTGAATTAAAGATATAAATGATAGATGACCAATGACTAACAAATGACTACTTCCCAAAACCTTTACCGCGATTCGCAGAAGGCAAACAGATACATTTTTCCAGTTGAGATTGCAACTTTTCTTTGTCTAAATCTTGCCCGATTAACACTAATTGGGTTTTCGGTTCACCTTTCCAATCTTCATCTTCGATGGTAAAACGCTTACCGCACAAATGGAAAATGTGACGCTTAGGACTTTCATCAAACCACAAAATTCCTTTAGCGCGGAACACAGTTGAAGGCAATTGATTATCTAAGAAATGTTGGAATTTCTTAATTGCCAGAGGCTTATCGCTTTGGAAAGAAATCGAAACAAATCCATCATTTTCTAAGTGATTAGAATGATGGTGGTGATGGTGTTCGTGGTCGTGGTCGTGGGTGCAGTGACCGTGGTCGTGGTCGCAAGCAGAATGGTCGTGATGTTCGTGGTCGTGATGGTCGTGATGGTCGTGGTCGTGATGTTCGTGTTTTGATTCTTCAGTATCAAAATACTTATCAGATTCAAACAAACCAACACTGAGAATTAAAGGCAAAGGTACTTGAGATTTATTAGTGCGAATAATTCTCGCCCCTTGCTTCATATCGCGAATGCGAATTTCCAGCGAATCAACATCTGCTTCATCAACTAGATCGACTTTATTGAGCAGAATAATATCGCCGTAAGTAATCTGACTGTAAGCAGCTTGGCTGTTAAATAAATCCAAGCTGAAATTAGCAGCATCTACCACAGTCACGATGGAATCGAGGCGGGTCATATCCCGCAATTCTGTACCTAGAAAAGTCAACGCCACAGGTAGAGGGTCTGCTACTCCAGTGGTTTCTACTACTAGATAATCTATCTTATCTTCCCGTTCTAAAACTTTATAAACTGCATTAACCAAATCATTATTAATGGTACAGCAGATACAACCATTACTTAGCTCTACCATATCTTCGCCAGTGGTTACGATCAACTCGTTATCGATGCCGACCTCACCAAATTCATTCACTAAAACAGCAGTTTTTACACCTTGCTGATTAGTCAAAATATGATTGAGCAGAGTTGTCTTACCGCTACCGAGAAATCCGGTAATAATCGTGACGGGTAAACCGTGTTTTGGGGCATCCATTACTGGGGATTGGTCTGGAGAAACTGCTGATTGCATAACTGGGCTGTCGAAAACGTCGGAAAATGCGAGGATGGAATTACTGTACGTTAAGTACTAGTATTGAAGTTTGGGTTAACATCCAGGTTACCCTCCCTTATTATTGCGTAGCTTTTCGATTACCTGCCGAATTACCGTGATTTGATTATGACCCTAACGCTTTACAATACGCTGACTCGTCGCCAAGAACCTTTTGAACCACTAGAACCGGGCAAGGTTAAAATGTATTGCTGCGGCGTGACGGTGTATGACTACTGCCATTTGGGTCATGCGCGTTCATATATTGTTTGGGATACGGTGCGGCGCTATTTGCAGTGGCGCGGTTATGACGTGCGCTACGTACAGAATTTCACCGATATTGACGATAAAATCCTCAACCGCGCCAGAGAAGAAGGTTCATCGATGGAAGCGGTAGCCGAAAAGTACACTCAGGCGTATTTTGAGGATATGAAACGCCTGAATATTATGGAAGCAGATGAGTATCCCCGCGCAACTCATACCTTAGATGGAATTAAGCGTTTAATTCACGAGTTGGAACACAAAGGTTTTGCTTATCCGGCGCAGGGGGATGTTTATTATAAAGTGCGCGAATTTCCCCACTACGGTAAACTTTCCGGTCGCCAATTGGAGGATATGCAGGCGGGGGCGAGTGGTAGAGTGGAAGTGGCAGACCCGGAGGCGGCGAAGAAAAAAGACCCGTTTGATTTTGCGCTGTGGAAGGCGGCGAAACCGGGTGAACCTTTCTGGGAGTCGCCTTGGGGCGCGGGTCGTCCGGGATGGCATATTGAATGTTCGGCGATGGTGCGCGATCGCTTAGGCGATACAATAGATATTCATTGCGGCGGCGCAGATTTAGTTTTTCCTCACCACGAAAACGAAATTGCCCAATCGGAAGCGGTAACTGGTAAATCTTTAGCAAATTACTGGTTGCACAATGGCATGGTAAATGTTGGCGGTGAAAAAATGT
The Leptolyngbyaceae cyanobacterium DNA segment above includes these coding regions:
- the cysS gene encoding cysteine--tRNA ligase, with amino-acid sequence MTLTLYNTLTRRQEPFEPLEPGKVKMYCCGVTVYDYCHLGHARSYIVWDTVRRYLQWRGYDVRYVQNFTDIDDKILNRAREEGSSMEAVAEKYTQAYFEDMKRLNIMEADEYPRATHTLDGIKRLIHELEHKGFAYPAQGDVYYKVREFPHYGKLSGRQLEDMQAGASGRVEVADPEAAKKKDPFDFALWKAAKPGEPFWESPWGAGRPGWHIECSAMVRDRLGDTIDIHCGGADLVFPHHENEIAQSEAVTGKSLANYWLHNGMVNVGGEKMSKSLGNFTTIRQLLDAPNAPQPMAIRLFVLQANYRKPIDFTAETMEAAQNSWNTLKEGLFFGYQYGSQLGLNPDEVRYAIANTPYAATPNVGKFQEAMDDDFNSPAALAVLFEIAKELGKEGNILVHEGKTKTSPEELKQQWQTLVTLAGVLGLEVNPEEAKAPETSGGLSDAEIEALIQQRQDARKAKNFAESDRIRNLLKDNGITLIDTPQGTRWHRG
- the dtd gene encoding D-aminoacyl-tRNA deacylase → MRVVIQRVKSSQVEIAGKVVGKIGRGLNLLVGISASDTEAELDWMVRKCLELRLFPSDENGAGRWEKSVQEIGGELLVVSQFTLYGDCRKGRRPSFDKSAAPDVAKKLYDRFVEKLRQSGLKVETGEFGAMMNVAIENDGPVTLLLEKEGSE
- the psb28 gene encoding photosystem II reaction center protein Psb28, which encodes MAEIQFSRGVKEDVIPDVKITRSKDGSNGTATFYFQNPSALSNSSTDEITGMYMIDEEGELVTREVKAKFINGKPEALEVFYAIKSPEEWERFIRFMNRYAEENELGFTKS
- a CDS encoding GTP-binding protein, with translation MQSAVSPDQSPVMDAPKHGLPVTIITGFLGSGKTTLLNHILTNQQGVKTAVLVNEFGEVGIDNELIVTTGEDMVELSNGCICCTINNDLVNAVYKVLEREDKIDYLVVETTGVADPLPVALTFLGTELRDMTRLDSIVTVVDAANFSLDLFNSQAAYSQITYGDIILLNKVDLVDEADVDSLEIRIRDMKQGARIIRTNKSQVPLPLILSVGLFESDKYFDTEESKHEHHDHDHHDHHDHEHHDHSACDHDHGHCTHDHDHEHHHHHHSNHLENDGFVSISFQSDKPLAIKKFQHFLDNQLPSTVFRAKGILWFDESPKRHIFHLCGKRFTIEDEDWKGEPKTQLVLIGQDLDKEKLQSQLEKCICLPSANRGKGFGK
- a CDS encoding MogA/MoaB family molybdenum cofactor biosynthesis protein, producing the protein MTHQPHPDSHQITVNCAVITVSDTRTKETDRSGQLIQQLLQDAGHAVGAYAILKDEPAQIRALMEELGTRSDLQALIFNGGTGIAPRDTTYDALEQLLEKTLPGFGELFRYLSYQEIGSRAIASRAVAGVYKNKLVFSVPGSSNAVKLATEKLILPELVHLVTQLNATSAGH